In Drosophila yakuba strain Tai18E2 chromosome X, Prin_Dyak_Tai18E2_2.1, whole genome shotgun sequence, a single genomic region encodes these proteins:
- the LOC26535668 gene encoding ribonuclease P protein subunit p20, with protein sequence MMGSNPPEHGTKPRSTRHHRQQNHRVVRKQPPRPAVSDRHNIYITSKTDFKAQQRRCEELLNSGAREIFLHCMGFSVTRGLNLALRLVQNSEGALSYAINTSTIQLVDELHPLCDAEDVTFRQRNNSALHIKIFNRSLFDIVVPQPSQSQTQAQSLGQFRGKAKARQ encoded by the exons ATGATGGGAAGCAATCCTCCCGAGCACGGGACCAAGCCAAGATCCACCAGACACCACAGACAACAGAACCACCGAGTGGTGCGCAAGCAGCCGCCGCGTCCCGCAGTCAGCGACCGCCACAACATCTACATCACCAGCAAGACAGACTTTAAG GCCCAGCAGCGCCGTTGCGAAGAGCTGCTCAACTCCGGCGCCCGCGAGATCTTTCTGCATTGCATGGGATTCTCCGTCACCCGCGGCCTTAATCTCGCCTTGCGCCTCGTTCAGAATTCTGAGGGCGCCCTCAGTTACGCGATCAACACCTCCACCATTCAGCTGGTGGACGAACTGCACCCGCTGTGCGATGCCGAGGACGTAACCTTCCGCCAGCGCAACAACTCGGCCCTGCATATCAAGATCTTCAATCGCAGTCTCTTCGACATCGTTGTGCCGCAACCGTCGCAGTCCCAGACGCAAGCCCAATCCCTGGGCCAGTTCCGAGGCAAGGCGAAGGCCAGGCAGTAG
- the LOC6525136 gene encoding pre-mRNA-splicing factor 38B, with the protein MSAARLPYYQQDQEDGHQRRAGRGHHRGYYERGSGSGSSRRERSRYSRSRSRSRSRSRSAERSGQRRRRPDRQSSRYHRDRDSRDRSRDRSRDRSRDRSKDRSRDRSRDRERDRERDHSRRSNHYRRSESPSSSGPGSSNSRRGHHSSSSSKSELSAVQKAASAAAAATDQVQLAGKSSAASAVGAYYNLDTDEPFDKERIHREMEQKLREALAREGKVYPPPKPEPPSHPVFANDGSFMELFKKMQEGQKQHASSQLVQPAVEELLQQQMVSPEVTAVPSLPAIAVGAASSAAAPYIAAAAAGKLAPPPPIVGRRRGGKVLKTGVVAKVKTPNESDVDPKDFWSLYLAEVNKYKSNACDTDNGKRPLVK; encoded by the coding sequence ATGTCGGCGGCCCGCCTGCCCTACTatcagcaggatcaggaggacGGCCATCAGCGGCGCGCCGGACGCGGCCATCATCGCGGCTACTACGAGCGTGGCTCCGGTTCCGGATCCTCCAGACGAGAGCGTAGTCGCTACAGTCGCAGTCGTTCGCGTTCCCGCAGTCGCAGCCGCTCCGCCGAACGCTCTGGCCAGCGTCGCCGTCGCCCGGATCGGCAGTCATCCCGTTACCATAGAGATCGCGACTCCAGGGATCGCTCCAGGGATCGCTCCAGAGATCGTTCCAGGGATCGCTCCAAAGATCGCTCTAGAGATCGCTCTAGGGACCGCGAACGTGATCGAGAGAGGGACCACTCAAGGCGCTCCAACCACTACCGCCGCTCGGAATCTCCGTCCTCTTCTGGCCCTGGATCCAGCAACAGTCGAAGAGGCCACCATTCATCGTCATCTAGTAAATCGGAGCTAAGCGCCGTACAGAAAGCAGCCtctgcagctgccgccgccacAGATCAAGTCCAGTTGGCTGGCAAGAGCAGTGCCGCCTCCGCGGTGGGCGCCTACTACAACCTGGACACCGACGAGCCCTTTGACAAGGAGCGCATCCACCGCGAGATGGAGCAAAAGCTGCGCGAAGCACTAGCCAGGGAGGGCAAAGTGTACCCGCCGCCAAAGCCGGAGCCACCTTCGCATCCTGTCTTTGCCAACGACGGCTCGTTCATGGAGCTGTTTAAGAAGATGCAGGAGGGCCAGAAGCAGCACGCGAGCAGCCAGTTGGTCCAGCCAGCGGTGGAAGAGCtcctgcagcagcaaatggTTTCGCCGGAAGTCACCGCAGTGCCTTCGCTGCCAGCCATTGCAGTGGGAGCTGCCAGCAGTGCTGCGGCACCGTACATTGCCGCCGCGGCGGCCGGCAAGCTGGCACCGCCTCCACCCATCGTGGGACGACGTCGCGGCGGAAAGGTCCTAAAGACTGGCGTTGTGGCCAAGGTGAAGACGCCCAATGAGAGCGACGTGGACCCCAAAGACTTCTGGTCGTTGTACCTCGCCGAGGTCAACAAGTACAAGAGCAACGCCTGCGATACAGACAACGGCAAGCGGCCGCTGGTCAAGTAG
- the LOC6525131 gene encoding ATP-binding cassette sub-family D member 3 has protein sequence MAPALSKLANNQSAIVGVAGMTAAIWIIAYGKMSNKKRKPGYEDKIQYTIAEKKEKKAAKAHVNSVFFKQLRQLLPILIPGFWSIETGLLFLVAAALIGRSVSDIWMIQNATVVESTIIHMNRTKFKTALLKYLTALPAISVVTNVLKWSLGELKLRFRTNLTHHLYSQYLNGYTYYKMSNLDNRIANADQLLTTDIDKFCESATDLYSNISKPVLDIFIYVYRLTVNLGGKTPSILMLYLLFAGVFLTRLRRPTGRLTVEEQKLEGEFRYVNSRLITNSEEVAFYQGNVREKLTLLASYSKLRSHLRKFLEFRVSMGIIDNIIGKYFASIVGFYAVSIPFFSENHPLLSGEQSGQRLQAYYTYGRMLVKLAEAIGRLVLAGREMSRLAGFTARMTELIKVLSDLNKGTYERTMVNGNNLAQNAVGSASSNFGPNKGIMCFEDNIIRFEKVPLVTPNGDVLLQELTFEVKSGTNVLVCGPNGCGKSSLFRILGELWPTWGGKVTKPSRGKLFYVPQRPYMTLGTLRDQIIYPHTRDDMRRLGHSDEDLMHYLDIVQLTYLEQRENGLDAIEDWIDVLSGGEKQRIAMARLFYHKPQFAILDECTSAVSVDVEGKMYSYCREVGITLFTVSHRKSLWAHHDYYLQFDGRGSYEFATIDQDKDHFGS, from the exons ATGGCCCCGGCTCTGAGCAAGTTGGCCAACAACCAGAGCGCCATCGTCGGCGTGGCGGGCATGACGGCGGCCATCTGGATAATTGCCTACGGAAAGATGTCCAACAAGAAGAG AAAACCTGGCTATGAGGACAAGATCCAGTACACAATCGCCgagaagaaggagaagaaggcGGCAAAGGCGCACGTTAACTCAGTATTCTTCAAACAGCTCCGCCAGTTGCTCC CCATCCTCATTCCCGGCTTCTGGAGCATTGAGACTGGCCTGCTCTTCCTGGTGGCCGCCGCACTGATTGGCCGCTCTGTTAGCGACATCTGGATGATCCAGAACGCGACGGTGGTGGAGAGCACCATCATACACATGAACCGCACCAAGTTCAAGACGGCGCTCCTGAAATATCTGACAGCTCTGCCAGCG ATCTCCGTTGTGACCAACGTCCTCAAGTGGAGTTTGGGTGAGCTGAAGCTGAGGTTCCGCACCAACCTGACACACCACCTGTACAGTCAGTACCTAAA TGGCTACACCTACTACAAAATGTCCAACCTGGACAACAGGATAGCCAACGCCGATCAGCTGCTGACCACAGACATTGACAAGTTCTGCGAGAGCGCCACGGACCTCTACTCCAACATCAGCAAACCCGTGCTGGACATCTTCATCTACGTGTACCGCCTGACGGTGAATCTGGGCGGCAAGACGCCATCGATTCTGATGCTCTACCTGCTGTTCGCCGGCGTCTTCCTGACGCGCCTGCGCCGCCCCACTGGTCGCCTGACCGTCGAGGAGCAGAAGCTGGAGGGCGAGTTCCGCTATGTAAACAGCCGGCTGATCACCAACTCCGAGGAGGTGGCCTTCTACCAGGGCAACGTGCGCGAGAAGCTCACACTGCTGGCCAGCTACTCCAAGTTGCGTTCGCATCTGCGCAAGTTCCTCGAGTTCCGCGTCAGCATGGGCATCATCGATAACATCATCGGCAAAT ATTTCGCCTCCATTGTCGGCTTCTATGCTGTCTCCATTCCGTTCTTCTCCGAAAACCATCCGCTGCTGTCCGGAGAACAGAGCGGCCAGCGCCTGCAGGCCTACTACACCTACGGACGCATGTTGGTCAAGCTGGCGGAGGCCATCGGACGCCTGGTGCTCGCTGGACGGGAGATGTCCCGCCTGGCCGGCTTCACCGCCCGCATGACCGAGCTAATTAAGGTTCTGAGCGACCTCAACAAGGGCACCTACGAACGCACCATGGTGAACGGCAACAACCTCGCGCAAAACGCCGTCGGATCAGCGTCGAGCAACTTTGGACCAAACAAGGGCATCATGTGCTTCGAGGACAACATCATCCGCTTCGAAAAGGTGCCACTGGTGACGCCCAACGGCGATGTCCTGCTGCAGGAGCTTACCTTTGAAGTGAA GTCTGGCACAAACGTACTGGTGTGCGGTCCCAACGGCTGTGGCAAGTCCTCCCTGTTCCGCATCCTCGGTGAGCTGTGGCCAACGTGGGGCGGCAAGGTGACGAAACCCTCACGCGGCAAGCTTTTCTACGTACCTCAGAGGCCCTACATGACGCTGGGAACACTGCGTGACCAG ATCATTTATCCGCACACGCGCGATGACATGCGTCGCCTGGGACACAGCGACGAGGATCTCATGCACTACCTGGACATCGTGCAGCTGACCTATCTGGAGCAGCGCGAGAACGGCCTGGACGCCATCGAGGACTGGATCGACGTGCTGTCCGGCGGCGAGAAGCAGCGCATTGCAATGGCCCGACTCTTCTACCACAAGCCGCAGTTCGCCATTCTGGACGAGTGCACCAGCGCCGTCTCCGTGGACGTGGAGGGCAAGATGTACAGCTATTGCCGCGAGGTGGGCATCACGCTGTTCACGGTCTCGCACCGCAAGTCCCTGTGGGCGCACCACGACTACTACCTCCAGTTCGACGGCCGGGGCAGCTACGAGTTTGCGACCATCGATCAGGATAAGGATCACTTCGGCTCCTAA
- the LOC6525133 gene encoding beta-parvin, which yields MSTLNRPKSPHTPTAIKKGEKEDSFWDKFSTLGRKRGTREVKKVQEEGKYAIDSPGSPSQYDIPPEDYALREHEQRAVIDPQSISDPEVIKLQRILVDWINDELAEQRIIVQHLEEDMYDGQVLHKLWEKLTGKKLDVPEVTQSEQGQHEKLNIVLKAVNHTLGFHQKIPKWSVASVHSKNIVAILHLLVALVRHFRAPVRLPENVFVTVVIAEKNAGVLNAQKFQEQITSEYDDLGMRCEKDAFDTLIDCAPDKLAVVKKSLITFVNKHLAKLNFEISDLNTDFRDGVYLCLLMGLLGGFFVPLHEFHLTPQDVDQMVSNVAFAFDLMQDVGLPKPKARPEDIVNMDLKSTLRVLYSLFTMFRDYA from the exons ATGTCCACACTGAACCGCCCCAAATCCCCGCACACGCCCACCGCCATTAAAAAAGGCGAGAAGGAGGACAGTTTTTGGGATAAGTTCAGCACTTTGGGTCGCAAACGCGGCACCCGCGAAG TGAAGAAGGTCCAGGAGGAAGGCAAGTACGCCATCGACTCACCCGGTTCGCCCAGCCAGTATGACATCCCGCCGGAGGACTATGCCCTGC GCGAGCACGAACAGCGCGCCGTCATCGATCCGCAGTCCATCAGCGATCCAGAGGTGATAAAGCTGCAGCGCATCCTCGTCGATTGGATCAACGACGAGCTGGCCGAGCAGCGCATCATTGTCCAGCACCTGGAAGAGGACATGTACGACGGCCAGGTGCTGCACAAGCTGTGGGAGAAGCTCACCGGCAAGAAGCTGGACGTTCCGGAGGTCACCCAGTCGGAGCAGGGACAGCACGAGAAGCTAAACATCGTCCTGAAGGCCGTCAACCAT ACGCTTGGCTTTCACCAAAAGATTCCCAAGTGGTCGGTGGCTAGCGTGCACTCGAAGAACATCGTGGCCATACTGCATCTGCTAGTGGCTCTGGTGCGTCACTTCCGGGCGCCCGTTCGCCTGCCGGAGAACGTGTTCGTGACCGTCGTGATTGCGGAGAAGAATGCGGGCGTGCTGAATGCGCAGAAGTTCCAGGAGCAGATCACGTCCGAGTACGACGACCTGGGCATGCGCTGCGAAAAGGACGCCTTCGACACGCTGATCGACTGTGCACCAGACAAGCTGGCCGTGGTGAAGAAGTCCTTGATCACGTTCGTGAACAAGCACCTGGCCAAGCTGAACTTTGAGATCAGCGATCTGAACACGGACTTCCGCGACGGCGTCTACCTTTGCCTTCTGATGGGCCTGCTCGGCGGATTCTTTGTGCCGCTGCATGAGTTCCATTTAACGCCGCAGGATGTGGATCAGATGGTCAGCAACGTGGCGTTCGCCTTCGACCTGATGCAGGACGTGGGCTTGCCCAAGCCAAAGGCGCGACCGGAGGACATCGTGAACATGGACCTGAAGTCCACCCTGCGCGTCCTCTACAGCCTGTTCACCATGTTCAGAGACTATGCCTGA
- the LOC6525135 gene encoding transmembrane protein 203 has protein sequence MFKLSELVRWLGLTEFEILVNLCGLLVFTITLAVKLHLQARAGPGGILPEPMGDWFTVFSPLFFIDICNAYFCVIVGIRMYLDSNNKRKALHRFMWSTYFLVLIAIFKYLLCLKLSSKTGLEYSEVFSPIFVLLQLVAVRACQLPNSI, from the coding sequence ATGTTCAAGCTCTCGGAGCTGGTGCGCTGGCTGGGGCTCACCGAGTTCGAGATCCTGGTCAACCTGTGCGGCCTGCTGGTGTTCACCATCACGCTGGCCGTTAAGCTCCATCTGCAGGCCAGGGCCGGACCCGGCGGCATCCTTCCGGAGCCCATGGGCGACTGGTTCACCGTCTTCAGCCCCCTGTTCTTCATCGACATATGCAACGCGTACTTCTGCGTCATCGTAGGCATCCGCATGTACCTGGACTCCAACAACAAGCGCAAAGCCCTGCACCGCTTCATGTGGAGCACGTATTTCCTGGTGCTCATCGCCATCTTCAAGTACCTGCTCTGTCTGAAGCTCTCCAGCAAGACGGGCCTCGAGTACTCGGAGGTCTTCTCGCCGATCTTCGTCCTACTGCAGCTCGTGGCGGTGCGTGCCTGCCAGTTGCCCAACTCCATCTAA
- the LOC6525132 gene encoding FAD-linked sulfhydryl oxidase ALR: MRMLFMIFTIAERSFKILELPTTPTLLLRRQCHNYGYDYISPTHIELSREATRLVIRRLQRTVLRLIRDPDFIMSAEANPETDKEHQEFPFAANRKAGANAGAGKQDSNCRTCNDFKSWSKQQRLISNVQSAKVKHMAAAEKLTVNAAEDPLPRDDCPLDKVRLGISTWGLLHTMAAFYSDNPTDTEKRDMKTFFEVLSRLYPCEFCAKDFRTDLDVNPINVNSQKELALWLCKFHNRVNDKLGKPLFDCTKVNERWRDGWLDGSCD, translated from the exons ATGCGCATGCTTTTTATGATTTTCACAATAGCCGAGCGAAGTTTCAAGATTCTAGAACTGCCCACCACACCAACGCTCCTGCTGCGCCGCCAGTGCCACAACTACGGCTACGACTATATCAGCCCCACGCACATCGAACTCAGCAGGGAGGCCACTCGCCTGGTAATCCGCCGTCTGCAGCGCACAGTGCTCCGCCTGATCCGTGACCCGGACTTCATCATGTCCGCCGAGGCGAATCCCGAGACGGATAAGGAGCACCAGGAGTTTCCATTCGCGGCGAACCGCAAGGCTGGCGCTAACGCCGGCGCCGGCAAACAGGACTCCAACTGCCGCACTTGCAATGATTTCAAGTCCTGGTCCAAGCAGCAACGCCTCATCTCCAACGTGCAGAGCGCCAAG GTGAAGCACATGGCCGCCGCCGAGAAGCTGACCGTTAACGCCGCCGAAGATCCGCTGCCCCGCGACGACTGCCCGCTGGACAAGGTGCGGCTGGGAATCTCCACCTGGGGACTGCTCCACACCATGGCCGCCTTCTACTCGGACAACCCTACAGACACCGAGAAGCGCGACATGAAGACTTTCTTTGAAGTTCTGTCGCGCCTTTATCCCTGCGAGTTTTGCGCCAAGGACTTTCGCACCGA CTTGGACGTGAACCCCATCAATGTGAACTCTCAGAAAGAGCTGGCACTGTGGCTGTGCAAGTTCCACAACCGGGTCAACGACAAACTGGGCAAGCCGCTCTTCGACTGCACCAAAGTGAACGAGAGGTGGCGCGACGGCTGGCTGGACGGCTCCTGCGACTAG